The Amaranthus tricolor cultivar Red isolate AtriRed21 chromosome 14, ASM2621246v1, whole genome shotgun sequence DNA window GTAGAATGTAAAAAGAGTGAACTCGGGTTCACCATGTTTTCTCTAGTATCAATATCAGCTCCAAATACGGTATTGATAAGGAAACTCAGGCAACCTCAAAAGACAGTTGGCCACACATACAAATGCAAGAGGAAAGAGCACAAGCATAAACTACTAAACAAAATGCATTCGATTGTGCAAGCAAATATAACTGAGAACTCTATTTTCCAACGTTCATCAATTCATCATAACGAATGAAAAACGTTACATAGCTGTATCATTACAATTGGTACGCCAACATTAGGCAACAATACATGCTCATGGATGAGTAAAGACCACCTCCAGAGCATTTCAAAAAAGAATTAAGCTCTTATAGAGAAGTTAGGCCGCACCGCATTCAAGATAATGCTTGGTACACAGTACCTAGTTTAGCCGCCTCGTGCTTCCCTTCTTGTAGCATCATGAAGCAACTCAACATCAACTCCATCTGGTGGTAGTTGGACATATCTAACAACTGATCCTCTTATAAAGCAGTTCCTCACTGATAACTACAGTAGTAAATAACTATAAGTGAATTTCTGTTGCAGATTGCAAGAGGGCGTAAAAATTTTTCATTAGGTGAGAAAAGCAAACAAGTATTCAATTGTACACAGAAAAGACCACAGCAAGTGTTATAAGTTCCATATCATTCATTTACTGTCAAGGTAAAGTAAATATGACATAACAAAGCAAAAATGTCCTATTACTGAGCATCTAAGGACAATAGGACACCTCCCAGTGTTACAGTGTCATTCAATATTCTTTCGCACAAAATAAACTTCTATAAACATTGAAAGTCGAGAAAGTGCACCTACGAACTTTCAGGTCTAATTATATAAGCCTAAATGAATAGAAGCTTTTATTCGATTAAGATTTCCCTTAAACTACCTCGTTGACAATCATTAGCCAAAATGGAAGAAATGAAGTGATTTTGACTACATGTCACATATTGGACAAGGAGCATAggtatatttttgttggttaaTGGTCCTTAATTTCAGTAGCTACTTGATGAGAAGGAATAAGTTGCAAAAACACATCTGCAATATTTCCCTTCAATTATTCAATAACATGACTCGACACTAACAGTAACGTAAGAAAATAttcagtttgattttttttattgccAAATATCAAATGCAGCAGACATTAACTGAAGTTGAAGAATGAGAAACCAATTCACATTGTGCATGGCTTAAGCAATGACCAAATGTACACGGTTTTTTGCTCTACTGAGATCAAtggcagaaaaaaaaaaaaaaaaaaaaaaagaggaaatAAGAGTTTATACATGCAAAACAATCTTCGATAATTTTAGTATAAGCCTTATGATATTTGATGCCTCATTTTTATGATTCTATCAGCAAGTATTGATTATTTAAACCCAAATTTTCCTCAATAGTCAAAATCGTGAATCATGGATAAGCCACATCAGTTTTTGTCCTTCTCAAGTTTCAATACGTATCCCCTTTTGTACCCAGTAGCCAGAGCTGACACAACATAAGAATCGCAGGAGTGATTGGCAAGCTCTGGCATCTTTTTATTGTCGATAGAAAAAAAGAACTTTAAAGGTATGCAGTCATTCATACCAGAGCAATGATAAAACAAAACCTAGACATAGAAATAAAATCAATATTGGATCCTGATCAAAACATATTCTCCAACAAATACATCCTAGCTACAGCACGTGTAGCACGGGCAGTAACAAGTTCACCAATAACATTATGGTTGAATGCTCTCCATATTTTCTCCTACTAAATCATTGGTCGACAAAGTCTCAACACAATCCATACAATACAAGTGATACAATCATTCAATAGTTAAAAAGAAATTCAATTGGCAGGGAGTAGAAAATACCATGTGAGGGTACTTGTCTTGGTCAACAACCCTAGTGTTCTCCAGCTTGATGTTGAGGTACTGATCAACAGAACGGAGAGTACCCCTTATGGAAAGATCGTTCTTAAGCTCCACAACAACTTCACGCCCCACAATTTCCTTGAAATAAGAGAAGAATAGCTACCCGcacaaaaaaataaaggagTGAAAAATCACGTTCAGCAATAATGCAAGATCAATAGTTTGTACTTCCGAATAAAAGTTACCATTTTTTACAGCTTTCTTTGAGCTCTAGTTCCGTGATTAATCTGTAGCATATACAAAGCTATGTGAGGTCAGACCGTCCAAGGTATGAAACTTAACCAAAGCACTTGAACTTCACGTTATTATAAAGAAAAAGTGTTGGCATGAACCAAAACAGGAAGAGAATATACATTTCCTAATTCTTTGTATGTGAGAGTTTCCACATTGTTTGTTTTAGCTCATGTACCCAACCCCATGTCGTTGAGAGTAAGGCTTTGGCATATTGTTGCAATACATGACAATTATCACATAATGATAAGTAGATTGTCCCAAACACTCTTGAGACTTCAATCATCtcgttttattttttgtataggTGTGATAAATCTCAGCCATCCCGGGTTCATGATCAGATAAATAATATCAGGCCTCGATCAATATAGGTTGCCACTTGCCACCTCAAGTCTCATCCTTTTATAATCACAAGGTGAGAAATTCCGTCAAATTTCTGAACAATGTTTCCTTAAATCACTACAAAACTAGCCAAATATAAACAACATTTTCAATAAACCAAAAATAACAGCACGTAAAATTGCGTATTCTTcaaattttatagaaaaatatcataatgaaaactaaaattaaagatTTCGTGCCAATAAATCTAACGTCTAAATTATGGATTTCTTCACTGCATTAATAGCTAAAATAGATAAACCCTATCCTACAATCAATTTCAACCCCCATTAACATAATAATGTCAAAAATCAACTCATTGAAAACATACTATGATAATGAGaagttatataattaaaatattcagATAAGTGcacaaatgaaaataatttggaAACAAcgaaaattgaaaacaacaaaaacccaaattgaaagaaattaacCTGAAAAATAGAAGAGTGCGCCACGAACACGAATTTGTTATTAAGATTACGAGAATATACTAGAATTTAGTGAATTTTCTTCGCTATACAGCAGAATTAGGGTTTAACATAAATATCTCTCTCACGGCCAGGCGCCAGGTCGAAAACTAATAATGCCGTAATGGGTGTTTGGTGGTTCAATTTTGTGttgtttttttatatgaacTTGTTGGTTGTTTAAAAAGTTATGGGGGAAATTGTCGGTTGTTTTGGTGGTTTGGTGGTTTAAtttgtgttgttttttttttttgttaattgaaCTTGTTGGTTCTTTAAAAATTATGaggaaaattgttaaaaataaattaatatttgttcTATACGCTGAAAATAAAcctaactattttttttattcttcatttacaaaaaaaatttaaaaatgtttataaataataagtgagtttatttttagcaaatataccTAAAGGTGAGtttattaaaaaagtaaataattggtgaatttattttcaatgaatcaagttggtttattattaacaatttacccaaaaattaattgtaaatgacaacaatttatgcaaataaataaataaataataaatatttaatagacttttttcattcattttaaGCTTATTAGCCACTTAATCTCAAATAAATATAGATAGTCAATAATTAATGGAGTACTTAACTTTATGTACAATTCTTAAGCAATTGACTTAAATCAAACCaacttaaaaatgaataaaaacaaACAACATTCTCAGGCTCAACATGGTcaaacaaggaaaaaaaaaaaaaaccaccaACAACCATTTATAAAatacctcaaaaaaattattttatggattTTCATATGGCTTAATTGTGTACAAAGTATAAAAGTTATAAATagttaatatgttaattaaaaatctaataaaaactaatagccaataatcaataatcactGGTCAAACATCTCAATAAGTCTTAGTGTGTTACTACGGATAATGTAATGGTCCTATTCCTGTGGTTTGACGTTAACTTTTGCTGCCAAAAAAATTTGTACATAACTGAATCTGATACAGTTTTTGGTTGACATAAAATTGATTGTGTTTCCATGAcaatgcaaaaaaaaatcaaaatattaacttttatcataataataaaatcgTTAGCTTAAACTCTCATAAGGACATAAAAATCTAATTACCGACAAAAATAACTCAGGAAAGAAGTACATGACTCCTCTTTAAAGAGACGACAAATTAACAATCGAAACATAGAAGAAAAAGATATTATAATAAAGAAGTTTtgtaaattcaaatattttatgtaaataatgaaaaagtaaaaaatcaaaatgaaacaaataaaaaatagaggTTATATATTGAcaataaaatatagttaattatcTATATTCGCTAAAAAGTGTTTTTACATTAAAGTAAAAAGACTCTCTTATATTTAGTGTTACATACTCCTCCTACGCCCTAATAAGTCAGCCTTGTTTAAagagaataagaaaaaataatttaaaattctaaaatataACATGAGACAAATAAAAAAGGTACAAAGAtattagaatattttaaataatatcatGCCATCATGAAGAATGTTCTTTCCTAATCCTTTGATAAGCTTTAAAAGGCCAATCTTCTTAACTCTTAAAACATAGAGAAAGCTATTCCACCTAAAAATCTTActtttaaaatctaaaatctCTTTGTTTCCCCTTTATAACAAACTATACTTTCCTTTATAACTGGCCATATTAGATTGATAGGACTATATGAGTAGTGTTACTAGTCACCAATCACCAATCACCAATCACCAATCACCAATAAAGGCAATGCTAAAAAGAAATTACTTCTACTTTGCAAGAATACCCTAAGACTAAGAAACATGGGCTCTTTAGCAAACACAATTAGAGGGCAGTAATTAAGCCTAATAATCATAGGATTAATAATTAGTGCAAAAAAGTTTATTAGCAAGAACACACATCACACATTATTCTTCATGGTTTTGTTATATCAACTGGCTTCAAAattgataatattttaattttttgattcgTAATTCGCGGAAAGATTAACGAATTACATGACACAagtcaaaatattaataaatataacttttgTATAGAAAACCAAAAGAGCATTGTGGTGTAAGTTGCTTGATCAAAATAGAATGATAAATAAGCTAAAGCTTTAACTAATATTTGGTGTTGATTGGTTTAGTTGACAGGTTTGATCAGATCGTAACAATAAGTATTATTGTTTGTAATTTAGACAACTATATGGTTTATTTGAAAAGTAGACCAACAATTCGAAAAAAACTTATCATTTTGGCTTAAGAGCGACTTTAATTTGCCTTTAAAATCATTTACTACTTATTTCTAAATTGTTTGACTAGGcaacaaataaattcaaaagCCAATTAACAAAAAAGGGCCCTTCTATAAATCAAATTGGATTTCCATCAATTAAGGAGATAAACAACCCTCCAAGTTCCAACAATGTCAATTATACATCAAGAACACCAAATTTAAGGCCACAAAATTACAAATGCAACATAATTTTCATACCATAATGCCAAAACAGGGCATATGGAAAGCATCAaacaaatctaaaaataaacaataacacaCCGGAAAGgacccaacaaaaaaaaatcactcTTAAAACCAAAAGCACAAATAAGTTGATGATACTTTTGTAATACAACAATTAATCCACATATAGCAGCATTGCAGCAATAACTTTGTTCACCATTGATTTCTCTATTGATCTCAAAGAACCGCCATTATTCGCCACCACTGACAATCTTTGATGTTCAGCACTGAAACACATTCGAGATGGCGTTCAGGGGGTAAGGAATCTGCCATGGCTCAAGCATATTGTCAGGAATCTCGGGAATATCCATAGCAAATCCACTAATATCCTGCATAAACTGAAGCACTGAGTTCAAAGACCTCAATCTATCAGTCAACTCAACCATTTGAGCTCTTAAAACATTATTTTCCGATTGAATTCCAATATAAATCTGAGAAACAGCATCGATTTTATTCGAAATCTCCAAGTTTTGAGATTTCAACTGTTGAGCTTCTTTTATTAGTTCATCAACGTGTTGTTGCTTCCTCATCCTCGATCTACGAGCAGATTCACGGTTCGATATCATCCGCTTTCGTTTCCTTTCATCCATATTCGCATATCTCGGATCAGAATCCGATCCGGAACTTACCTGTTGAGGCTGCTGCATGATAATTAAATACTTAACCGCTTCTAAATCCGAAAAATCGTTGTATTCCTCGCTAAAAACTATTTTGGGGAGTTTTTtgaattagggttagggtttgattgaatcaaaaacaaaaaataactaaatCCATGAAATTGAGGCGATTAGTTCATGAGAAAACGTAGAACCAGTAGAGGAAAACAACTGAAAAGGAGTGGAGAATTCGAATCCTCCGCATCTGAATTTGATAGCTCATGTAGGCTCTATGAACATTGAATCGAATTTCAAAACATAAATTGATGAAACTAAACCCTGTATCTTATCTCGAATTAAAAAGGTGAAATTGGTGAAATTGATTGAAATAAATAGGACAAATTaaagagagagagaaaagaaaattgaTGAAATCAAGGATTAAGACTTATCTGAAAGGAGAGAGAATTGGGAATAACGCATTAAAGCACCCTAAGCAAAGATGACGAGAAAGAAGGTTTTTACAAATGCTAAACGTGGATTATATAGAAAAATCGAGAAGCTTTGCTGTCGTACGTTTCGTGGGAGCCGCTTCAATTTACTGTTGCTTCTCATTTGACCTAATACTTTagatttaaattcttttatttgtgattgattttatttacaaaaaatttGACTCCAAGTCTAAACTTATGTAATTGGACAAATTTATACTCTCGCCAGTTTTGTTTGTTCTCATTCAAAATGTGGAAAGAAACCATAATAGTTAATAAGTATCGAAAGATTTTAATGTtgtgtaattattattagttatgAGTAATGATTGAATGAAAAGTAATTATATAAGTCTTAAAAGCGATCACATAAATGTGATTATATAGACTTAAAACTAATCAAATAATGGGCTAGTCCATTTATTATGTCTTAAATATAGGACGACCGCATATAAAATTGTTtcgttttcttttatttttcttgctgaataatttttataatctaTAATTAGTTTTAGATgataattttagatttttgcAAATTGTTATAAGACACGCACTATGAGTATGAAGTGTGTTTTagagaaaaagtgtaaaaaaataaaacaatatataaaaaagttaatggaAATTCAGTACGCtaaagtttaaaaattaaatttaactatTTAAATATTCACAATTTGGGTACAACTATTTTATAATCATTTGATCAAAATATAAtgctaaaaaatttattataagaCGGAGATATAGCACAAAAGTCAAATTTATGATTcaattattgaataatgaatgttGTACTGATTGGCCAATTAAAAATAGTCATTTATTGGGGGTGGTGGAATTGTTTTTTgtgattaaattaaaatagattTTTATGGAAAAGATAGAGCACATTGGGTGGAGGTGTTAGTTGGGATAGAATTCTTGCAACTTTTACTAGTTGACACATCCTAACACGTCGTATGACGCCAGCTTAGCCTTTGGTGATGGTATTGGAATTTTTCTGTTTACGTTTCAAACAACATTGGATTATCGGGTTAATTTTGGATAAAATATTATGGATCGAtttaaaattgtgttgtgttttacattattttttatataattttaagtttattttgaaGTTGAGTCAAGTCGAATTTGATTAAAAAGTAGGGTAAATATTGAGCCGTCAGGTCTGTTTTCAACACCTATACATATAGGAATATAAAAACCAACAGCAATTCATGAATTCTTGTATAAAACGTTTTTTATATGAGATGCATTTTATACATAGGTAGAATAgtataattaatacaaattattagcatataaattttttgtctTGAGACTGTCTCACTGAGAAATGATTTATGACACGGATAAAAATCTTTGAATAGTTCAAGAACAACGCTTACGGGTCATGTTGGGCTGAAAGCTGGCTTTTGATTTTACGAATACCTAGGTTGTGTTTGGTAGGATTGTAGGAGGAAATAgaggatgaaaatgaaattaaaaaaccaaaatatTGATATCCCATGTTTAGTTCAAGTGAATGGGAATAAAAACAAGTTTGAAAATGGTATTAAAACTTGGTCAATTCCCATCAAAATATTACCAGGGGTTGGTATTAGATGGGGTGGAATTGATGGAAGAATGTTAAAAAAACATGCATACCCTTGTTTATTggtaaattttacaaaataaatatgaGATATTACAATTCTCAAGTCATTTTTGAAAATggtaaatttgtaaatttttattctATTCTCAATCTCATTCTCGcctatcattatcatcatcttactcaatgtatcccgctcatagaaaaattatggacaggatttggggagggaaggacggcggcaactcatacccatgaaagagagcgcgaccaaaggagtcccATTCTCACCCATCAAACAAGAAATATTCATCAACATTATACCCAGTATATCCGCCTCATAAGAACTATGATCATGGTGGGAAGGGAAGAAAGACAataactcatactcataaaggagagtgcaaTCAAAGAGTCCATCAACTCAAGAAAAATCTTCAAAGATAGTGTAACTATCCGGAAGTCTGCAACTTACAACACGCGTTGACCATTAACAACAATTTAAGAAAGgataatacaaaaataaataaataaatacatatgaagaaaataaaagtaaaaataagaaGGTAGTAAGATAGAAAGAGTAAAATTACGCTATGTAAAAGGCAAGGAACAATAAAATGACAGATAAGTGGGATATAATCAGTAATCGAAGACGTGAATAAGACGCCTTCAATTACCTCTATTTCTGATCAGATCCTTAGAGAAGTATAGCTCATACGGATCACTTTTTATCTATTTCTTCCACGTTCTCTAGgtcaattaattatttccatTAACATGGGATTGataattaaaatgttttttCAAAGTTTAGTTTGAGAATTAATAAATTAACATGGGATTGACAATTAACTAATTTTCAACTATTAATTACTCAACAAGTCTtatgtgagaccgtctcatcgtaAGACGTGTCTATAcaagcaattaaaaaattaaacttatattGAAGTTAAGTAgataaaaacatttattttattaaattttaagaaatttaaaatcaacgtgtatcttaataaaaaatttatcttaATTAATTGCCAATTTCAATCCCACCTCTATATCCTCAAATACCCATATTTGCACTTACCAAACACTTAGATtgagaattaatttttttcaaattttagttggaaaattttttatgaCAATAGACTTACTTATTTcagattttccaaaataaattgAGCAAAcgcaaacccaaacccaaacacaaacacatttGTCTCACTGTAAACAAACAACTCTTCCCATTTGTCTCGCCCTTTTTCCAGATCAAAACCTCAAattcagtaaaaaaaaaaaaaaaaacttgcagaatcttaaaacaatcaaattcCACATATCAAAGCTCAGTTCATCATTCAAATTTGCATCTGTGCAAGAATTTGAATTCAACTGTAGTGTAATACAAAATGGCGGCAGATGATGTACCCTTAGACGATAAAGCGAAGAGAATGAGAGATCTATTATCGAGCTTCTATTCAACGGATCAAACTTCTGTAACTAATTCAAATCCCGTTTCTTCAAAGTACGCTACATTGGATACCATCAATTCGCCTTCATTTGATCCTGACAATTACATGAATCTCTTGGTAGTTTCTCTCATACCTTTTTTGGTTATTGTGGTTTTGATTTGCTTCATTTAGCTAATTTTCGATggaattgtttttcttttgttagCATTTTGTGATACATAGTTTTTATTATGGATGCAATCTGGTGATTTAATTTGGAAAATGCTACTTTATGGTTAGAAAggtttgtaattagtttagggTGTATAGTGGCTGGCTTTGAGATATAAGGTGAGAGCGGAAATGGATGATTATTTGCTACATAGATATAGATGGTTTAGAAAATTGTAGCAGCAGTAGTAGGCACGTACCGAAGGTAATAATTGATAAGAGTTGCGTTTCAATATCAAGATAAATCAATCTTCAGATACTTACAGTAAAAATGCTAAAATTGTTACTGAGTTTAGGTTTAGCACTTTACTGTATATATGTGCTGATATTGACTTGCAAATTAATGTTTGTTATCGACCTAGACTTCCTCCATAGTAATTAGCGGCTGACTTAAGCAATTAACTGATCATTCTTGATATTGATGTGCAAAATCTATGTGTTTTTTTACACTAGTTATTCGTAATACTAACAATAGAGATGAAGTCAAGATTTCCTGTTCTTGACTTAGAAGTAATTGATGTGATGAATATTATGATAAGGTCTCGACTCTGACTCGATCTATTTAGTGTAACATAATCCGCTAGCtaatttgcttttaaaattCGTGTTTCGCTCAAACTGCCTccaaaatagcccaaaactgcCATATTTTGTAGTGAATCACGTGACACCCGTCGTACAAAGGACGGTTATGCTCTTGTAGTTTCGATGCCATAACCGTACTAGTCTTTTTTCCCGTGCTTATTTGTGGCATAAGGGTTGCAACTTGCAAGGGGCTTAATGCTGTTATTTGGTTTATTGGATTTGTTGCTTTTAGCTTCTGCTTCATATTTAGTTTAAAACTTTGTATCGATAAAGAACttcatttttcaaaattatgatgatgaaaTACTTTTAAACATATGTGTGTATGTGAATTAAATTAGtgaaatgatgtgtaaacaagatgagaaaccttgttacaaaatgataaattaaaggggtcacacgttttttggtatatttttttgtatgatcagattagttaggggaactctcaccctaagcTAAAGGTATAGCAAAGAGGAACTCTCACTCTATTGCTTGGGGTAGTTTAGAtaagggaactctcaccaaatcacaAACTACAAGTCTTAACtttgggaactctcaccaaaattactactcttcaaatttggaacactcaaatttggacaattaaaattgactaaacacaagtcaagttcaataaacaaaacacaagttttttggcaaatttctggatatctttttcattcatcaaagtatgctatatatagcattcttacaaccttcacttgcctaaataaattcaacaaaagaaaataaaaagacaacaaaataaaagaggattaagtggctaatcaatgtccacattaatctccattacacacacttaagactaattaaacaaagcttAAAACTAGGATAAATGTTCAGCAATTAATCTCTCAAAAACTGTTCAATACCGTCATTCAAAGCTGCCCCTTGAATTTCAAAACCgccgctttaaatgagattaaaaaccagctttaaatctccttaaaacatacccctttgtattccaaaactgcagctttaaatgagattgaaaaccatctttaaatctccttaaaacacgcccctttgaattccaaaactgtttggaatttattccttgtaaccgacattaATTCACACGTGTATTGAAGCTTGAAAAACCCCCAATTACTTGATGCTTTCAACAAGGTTAATTACACTAAGTGAAGTGCATCCCCTTGTAAAAATTATTGGACCAAAACCGTGCTTAGGATTAAAGAAGGACTGGGACAaaaataattcccttgcattgttTTGGACTTGGACCTCACCTTGACCACTTGGACCATCTTGAACATTAGGACTTTGACCATATTGGTCATGAAATATGgtgaataagaaaaattaataataattgaataaaGTTGTTGGATTTttgaatcgtagaatcgtgttatgattctatCTCTTAAGGTTTTATTCTAGATCTTTCACATTAAtttggatcgtagaatcgtatgATCGAacattaaaatcacaattttgaTAACAATGGTGCAATGCATCGTAGATCTTGGAGATCACAAACTTTTCTTAGATGAAATTTACATAACATAGCGATGTTCTCTTTAATCTTAGTTGGCCACTGCCTTGAGGGAGGGTGAATGTAGGAAGAATAATTACCTTAACTGATGTTAGATTTTTCAAGAGTTTTtctactgttttttttttctaggcTTATAGTTAAATGAAATAGCTTTGCTATTCTCCCGGTTATAACATGTAATATATGTAAATTTACCATGTATATGTTTCAGAATTTctattaacatgtaattttgtAAGTCTTGGAGGCATAGCTCATCTAGAAATTCTTACTTGTTACCTTTCTCTAAATTCCATTTGTAGGTACAAAAATCAAACTTGGAGACATTACTTCAACGGCATGTTGAAATGGCAgctgaaataaaaaatttggacaCCGATTTGCAGATGTTAGTGTATGAGAACTACAATAAGTTTATTAGTGCCACAGAGACGATTAAAAGGCAAGTTATTATCTCATAAGAAATGACCATTTAGATGTAATATGATGGTTGTCTGATactttgattatatttttggtGTGTTTTAGATGTTATGAATTTTTGTAGCTTCTTTTTACATTTTGCCTTTGTCTTGTGTTGCTTGCTAGGCTGTTTCTGTGTTGTTTTCtctatattttgttaacttatATTATGCAAAATTTGAGCTGCTATCTACAGATGTGATGAGTTATTTGTGCTGGCTTGCACATTATAGACTTTATTTACTACAACTTTCTACGGCTATCTTTGTTTTCCAAAAATTGCTTATTCACAACGTCTTAGTTTACATAATTCCAtgaaaatttttgtttattttataggATG harbors:
- the LOC130799762 gene encoding sm-like protein LSM2: MLFFSYFKEIVGREVVVELKNDLSIRGTLRSVDQYLNIKLENTRVVDQDKYPHMLSVRNCFIRGSVVRYVQLPPDGVDVELLHDATRREARGG
- the LOC130799763 gene encoding bZIP transcription factor 53-like → MQQPQQVSSGSDSDPRYANMDERKRKRMISNRESARRSRMRKQQHVDELIKEAQQLKSQNLEISNKIDAVSQIYIGIQSENNVLRAQMVELTDRLRSLNSVLQFMQDISGFAMDIPEIPDNMLEPWQIPYPLNAISNVFQC